The Candidatus Malacoplasma girerdii genome has a segment encoding these proteins:
- a CDS encoding ABC-2 type transporter, which produces MKSLFVIYNKGYWRSIFGPFLTLVVPFLYATLICTIYTFTNEDKPISLFPALFPSLISTIPYMLMLLIMPQAIFEIRDSILIKQLKSSSIKLWQITFIGVLYYSICTFICYIVGFSVLFLLPVINSQNAELVHYVEKQINYGFFFYVLLINIMMGISFGAMLGTVFKTTSIISLIGLTIIFFSMVLAGFSTPIILSREQLPLVWWVSYADFVRYGSTQMYEAMYSKLGAFNLNASSLFDFKATYVTKIVSLVDMPFRVFLPYDKVLNFIMPYAVFTFSASLIMYSSKEHK; this is translated from the coding sequence ATGAAGTCACTTTTTGTTATTTACAATAAAGGATATTGACGTAGTATTTTTGGTCCGTTCCTAACTCTTGTGGTGCCTTTTTTGTATGCCACACTAATTTGCACAATCTATACATTTACTAATGAAGACAAACCAATTTCATTATTCCCTGCATTGTTTCCAAGTTTAATTTCGACAATTCCTTACATGTTGATGCTACTAATTATGCCTCAAGCTATTTTTGAAATTCGTGATTCAATTTTAATTAAGCAATTAAAATCGTCATCAATTAAATTGTGACAAATTACATTTATTGGGGTTCTTTACTACTCAATTTGTACATTTATATGTTACATAGTTGGTTTTTCTGTGCTGTTTTTATTGCCTGTTATTAATTCACAAAACGCTGAATTAGTTCACTACGTAGAAAAGCAAATTAACTACGGGTTTTTCTTTTATGTACTTTTAATTAATATTATGATGGGAATTTCGTTTGGTGCTATGCTTGGAACAGTATTTAAAACAACTTCCATCATTTCATTAATAGGTTTAACCATTATTTTCTTTTCAATGGTTTTAGCCGGATTCAGTACACCAATTATTTTATCGCGCGAACAATTGCCATTAGTATGATGGGTTTCATATGCAGATTTTGTGCGATATGGTTCAACACAAATGTATGAAGCAATGTATTCTAAGTTAGGCGCATTCAATCTAAATGCTTCAAGCTTGTTTGATTTTAAAGCGACATATGTCACAAAAATTGTTTCTTTAGTTGATATGCCATTTAGAGTTTTCCTACCATATGATAAAGTATTAAACTTTATTATGCCTTATGCAGTCTTTACATTTAGTGCTAGTTTAATTATGTATTCAAGTAAGGAGCACAAATAA
- a CDS encoding ABC transporter ATP-binding protein, which yields MLKFLTAKKITQIINLTEKKTDVKIPEVKDSLLFKPTSEDKILVQVKNLKKSFKIGLKKYKKVLDDFNFNIYKNKNVALIGANGAGKTTFIEILCGVQKASSGNINFGYDYSYNPFEKIGVQFQKGKYPSALTVNDVIEFLRSIRRGVFVSQKELNEMLQAFNLTELLHYEANSLSGGQRQRLNIMISLLNYPKLLLLDELTTGLDVNSQKKVLNYLKKYAKNHDVTIICVSHNILEIKELCERIVLLRAGKIVLDIDVNKLMKENIDLTGFIAPYLV from the coding sequence ATGCTTAAATTTTTGACAGCCAAAAAAATTACACAAATTATTAATTTAACTGAAAAGAAAACGGATGTTAAAATACCTGAAGTTAAAGATTCTTTGCTCTTTAAACCAACATCAGAAGATAAAATTTTGGTTCAAGTTAAAAATTTAAAAAAATCATTTAAAATTGGTTTAAAAAAATATAAAAAAGTTCTTGATGATTTTAATTTCAATATTTATAAGAATAAAAATGTTGCTTTAATTGGCGCTAACGGTGCAGGAAAAACAACTTTCATAGAAATACTTTGTGGTGTTCAAAAAGCAAGTTCAGGAAATATTAATTTTGGTTATGACTATTCTTACAACCCATTTGAAAAAATTGGTGTTCAATTTCAAAAAGGAAAATACCCTTCAGCATTAACAGTTAATGACGTTATTGAATTCTTACGTTCGATTCGTCGCGGTGTTTTTGTTAGTCAAAAGGAATTAAACGAAATGCTGCAAGCTTTCAATTTAACTGAATTATTACATTATGAAGCTAATAGTCTTTCTGGTGGGCAAAGACAACGATTAAACATTATGATTTCATTATTAAATTATCCAAAATTACTTCTTTTAGATGAATTAACAACTGGATTAGATGTTAACTCACAAAAAAAAGTTCTAAACTACTTAAAAAAATATGCTAAAAATCATGATGTAACAATTATTTGTGTCTCGCATAACATTTTAGAAATTAAAGAGTTGTGCGAACGGATTGTTTTATTAAGAGCTGGAAAAATAGTACTTGATATTGATGTTAATAAACTAATGAAAGAAAATATTGATTTAACGGGGTTTATTGCTCCATACCTAGTTTAA
- the smpB gene encoding SsrA-binding protein, with translation MFILFKNKKINLNNHIVDRIEAGIELKGFEIKSITKANANIDQAFVIFKKDEAWIINMYVAPYSLAANVKIDPNRNRKLLLHKNEIIKLQTRIKKERLAIIPSIVYKHNDLIKVEICLCKSKNKSDKREDIKKRDAQREIRQYND, from the coding sequence ATGTTCATTCTATTTAAAAATAAAAAAATTAATCTAAATAATCATATTGTTGATCGAATAGAAGCTGGCATTGAATTGAAGGGTTTTGAAATTAAATCAATCACAAAAGCTAATGCTAATATTGATCAAGCATTTGTTATTTTTAAAAAAGATGAAGCATGAATTATCAACATGTATGTTGCTCCATACTCATTAGCAGCAAATGTTAAAATTGATCCAAACCGTAATCGTAAACTTCTATTACATAAAAATGAAATCATTAAGTTACAAACAAGAATAAAAAAAGAACGTCTAGCAATAATTCCAAGTATTGTTTATAAACATAATGATTTAATTAAAGTAGAAATTTGTTTATGTAAGTCTAAAAACAAATCAGATAAACGTGAAGATATTAAAAAGCGCGATGCACAGCGAGAAATTAGGCAATATAATGATTAA
- the secG gene encoding preprotein translocase subunit SecG produces the protein MDWAVILLIVFGAIALVIGLLLSSSGSTSGLSAMAGQDLELFKKTKDRGFIKVMQMIMFIIFFIIMVALIIYLILKHTS, from the coding sequence ATGGATTGAGCCGTAATTTTATTAATTGTTTTTGGAGCCATTGCTTTAGTCATTGGTTTACTTTTATCTTCAAGTGGATCAACAAGCGGATTAAGTGCAATGGCTGGACAAGATCTAGAATTATTCAAAAAAACTAAAGACCGTGGTTTTATTAAAGTAATGCAGATGATTATGTTTATTATTTTTTTCATAATTATGGTTGCTTTAATTATTTACTTAATTTTAAAACACACAAGTTAA
- the vacB gene encoding exoribonuclease R, with protein sequence MGKKRIDPPYSLLKKLIINLLKEKYKPVSFNFLYFGLIKLIHKEDYFLSQEYFNIFVTDMIKECFLIHLSYTNSYLLNLAYREPDKSRELKGIFKGNSKGFGFVIPIDNKDGNWKYFVETFNTKDAINNDIVSFYIIDSKSEKHPSQAVIHKILERKKDFYVCLFNVTDNGYNLTFEDDKITKPVELDDTTGLVDGQKILIKIKQITNDKIYAALSRIIGHKSDPGIDILSIVLDKGIKSDFSNEVLEYSKRLRVEFDSKQKKLRKDLRQKQIVTIDPKTSKDFDDAICVEKEKDQYRLYVSIADVAHYVQFNSLLDQTAFERGCSVYLVDRVIPMLPHILSDDICSLNYNVDRFTLTSEILFNKKGEIISYDVYPSIIKSKQRFSYDEVNEYFKGTNELINDTKAVREMLDNARELHEILNKEKAKRGYITFNVSEPLIILDENNFPIDVVKRESGEAQEMIENFMVKANETVTLFAAKNKLPFIYRVHGKPDKERIEQFALESKRLGFKISTKLDSIKSLDIVKWINDNIDNPNMDLIYLMLLRSMAKAEYAVKNRGHFGLALENYTHFTSPIRRYPDLIVGQILWMYIFDKNNYSDAQRNRLLISLKEKANQSSLNEVVATECEREVNSMKFAEYMTRHIGDEYIGTVVSVRSFGIFVELDNTIDGLIRLPNFYENDHITYYEERNLLISDKTKKEFRLGTKVKIRVIGASKELKQIDFALIEHLGNR encoded by the coding sequence ATGGGCAAAAAACGAATTGACCCACCTTATTCATTATTAAAAAAATTAATAATCAATTTATTAAAAGAAAAATATAAACCTGTTTCTTTTAACTTTTTATATTTTGGGTTAATAAAGTTGATACATAAAGAAGATTATTTTTTGTCACAAGAATATTTCAATATTTTTGTTACAGATATGATTAAAGAATGTTTCCTTATTCATTTATCTTACACTAATTCTTATCTATTAAATTTAGCCTATCGTGAACCTGATAAATCAAGAGAATTAAAAGGAATATTTAAGGGTAATAGCAAAGGCTTTGGTTTCGTTATTCCGATTGATAATAAAGACGGGAATTGAAAATATTTTGTTGAAACATTTAATACAAAAGATGCTATTAACAATGACATTGTGAGTTTTTATATTATTGATAGTAAATCTGAAAAGCATCCATCACAAGCTGTTATTCATAAAATTCTTGAACGGAAAAAAGACTTTTATGTTTGCTTATTTAATGTAACAGATAATGGATATAACTTAACATTTGAAGATGATAAAATTACTAAACCTGTAGAACTTGATGATACTACAGGTTTGGTTGATGGACAAAAAATTCTTATCAAAATTAAACAGATTACTAATGATAAGATTTATGCTGCATTAAGTCGAATTATTGGTCATAAATCTGATCCAGGAATTGATATTCTTTCAATAGTTCTTGACAAAGGAATTAAATCAGATTTTAGCAACGAGGTATTAGAATATTCAAAGAGATTGAGAGTCGAATTTGATAGTAAACAAAAGAAACTTCGCAAAGATTTAAGACAAAAGCAAATTGTCACAATTGATCCTAAAACATCAAAAGACTTTGATGATGCAATTTGTGTTGAAAAAGAAAAAGATCAATATCGACTATATGTATCAATTGCAGATGTTGCACATTATGTGCAATTTAATTCATTATTAGATCAAACGGCTTTCGAGAGAGGATGTAGTGTTTATTTGGTTGATAGAGTAATTCCAATGTTACCACATATATTGTCAGACGATATATGCTCATTGAATTACAATGTTGATCGTTTTACTTTAACTAGTGAAATTCTTTTTAATAAAAAGGGTGAAATTATTAGTTATGACGTTTATCCTTCAATTATTAAATCAAAACAACGCTTTAGTTATGACGAAGTTAATGAATATTTTAAGGGAACTAATGAATTAATTAATGATACTAAAGCAGTCAGGGAAATGTTAGATAACGCTAGAGAATTACATGAAATTTTAAATAAGGAGAAAGCAAAACGAGGTTATATAACATTTAATGTATCTGAACCATTAATAATTCTTGATGAAAATAACTTTCCAATTGATGTTGTTAAACGTGAAAGTGGTGAAGCACAAGAAATGATTGAAAATTTTATGGTGAAGGCTAATGAAACAGTTACACTTTTTGCTGCTAAAAATAAGCTACCATTTATTTATCGAGTTCATGGCAAACCAGACAAAGAACGAATTGAACAATTTGCATTAGAATCAAAAAGACTAGGTTTCAAGATTTCAACAAAATTAGATTCAATTAAATCACTAGATATTGTTAAATGAATTAATGATAACATTGACAATCCAAATATGGATTTAATTTATTTAATGTTGCTTAGATCCATGGCTAAAGCTGAATACGCAGTTAAAAACCGTGGTCATTTTGGCTTAGCACTTGAAAACTACACCCATTTTACTTCACCAATTCGTCGTTATCCTGACTTAATTGTTGGCCAAATATTATGAATGTATATATTTGATAAAAATAATTATTCAGATGCACAAAGAAATAGATTATTAATTTCATTAAAAGAAAAAGCAAATCAATCTTCATTAAACGAAGTAGTCGCTACTGAATGTGAACGAGAAGTGAATAGTATGAAGTTTGCTGAATATATGACACGTCATATTGGTGATGAATATATTGGCACAGTAGTTTCTGTTCGTTCATTTGGTATTTTTGTGGAATTAGATAACACAATAGATGGTTTAATTCGTTTACCGAATTTTTATGAAAATGACCACATCACTTATTATGAAGAAAGAAATTTACTAATAAGTGATAAAACTAAAAAAGAATTTAGATTAGGAACTAAAGTTAAAATAAGAGTAATTGGAGCATCTAAAGAATTGAAACAAATTGATTTTGCTTTAATTGAACATTTAGGCAATCGTTAA
- a CDS encoding sporulation Regulator WhiA C terminal domain protein, which translates to MSTFSEKIKEEVCHLKYENNALKALIFSFITNKIKIILTNSKQEWYLESNFNFIIRFVAESLKQVFKIDAYFSYSEISNFTKKRTYRLTITNMYFVNLLEELDFFNTKYITSSKATEDEKRAYLVGSFLASGSIGEPTKSIYHLEIRGRQNNYLRTLQSIMIHFHLSPTILQRKYINLIYIKKASEISDFLKIIGAIDSMNYFEDNMISRDLSNQLHRLNNLDISNLAKSVESGNEQIEMISKLIKHNVLETIKSKRFKLFCQLRMEFPAKSLKELADEFAKHNIKITRGGINHLVIKLRELYNQLD; encoded by the coding sequence ATGTCAACATTTAGTGAAAAAATTAAAGAGGAAGTTTGTCATTTAAAGTATGAAAATAATGCTTTAAAAGCGTTAATTTTTTCATTTATTACCAATAAAATAAAAATTATTCTGACTAACAGCAAACAAGAATGATATCTTGAATCCAACTTTAATTTTATTATTCGTTTTGTTGCTGAAAGTTTAAAACAAGTTTTTAAAATTGATGCTTATTTTTCTTATAGTGAAATAAGCAATTTCACTAAAAAAAGAACATATCGATTAACTATTACCAATATGTATTTTGTTAACTTATTGGAAGAATTAGATTTCTTCAATACAAAATACATCACGTCCTCTAAAGCTACTGAAGATGAAAAACGTGCATATTTAGTGGGTTCATTTTTAGCAAGTGGTTCAATTGGTGAACCAACTAAATCAATTTATCATTTAGAAATTCGTGGTCGACAAAATAATTATTTGCGAACACTTCAATCAATTATGATTCATTTTCATTTAAGTCCGACAATCTTGCAACGTAAATATATCAACTTAATTTACATTAAAAAAGCTAGTGAAATTAGCGATTTTTTAAAGATTATTGGGGCAATTGACTCAATGAATTATTTTGAAGATAACATGATTAGTCGTGATTTAAGCAATCAATTACATCGATTAAATAATTTAGATATTTCAAATCTTGCAAAGTCTGTAGAATCAGGCAATGAACAAATTGAAATGATCAGTAAATTGATTAAACACAATGTTTTAGAAACAATTAAATCCAAACGCTTTAAACTATTTTGTCAATTGCGAATGGAATTCCCCGCAAAATCATTAAAAGAATTAGCTGATGAATTTGCTAAACACAATATAAAAATCACTAGGGGTGGAATTAACCACCTAGTGATTAAACTACGCGAATTATATAACCAATTAGATTAA
- a CDS encoding putative serine dehydratase, with product MSNNKNISNKKMTKEEFLFEKMKRLIVPAYGCTEIGVIGYPCALCYEQFKGKKIKKITVDMSPFVYKNAARVGVPNLGQCGITMIAAVGAYICEPSRKLELFSQVTEEQRSKGQKLVDENKVNITINQNCDPVYCHTILETEEGDKAECLIEEHHDDVKWLKVNGKEVKVNQIKPHTSNELVSSVELPPLEEIYTPDDYTLKDFYDIVMNAKYEDLMYLEKVFVINQQISHYGTKHIIPGSFTDTFAKAFPAPRTWKQEVIYETCAAIDARMFGASLPVLSSCGSGDHGLTISIPQYVFHILNKSDIEVFVRGLCIANLITWKVKYAIGALSSMCGSVVAAATGSFIGMGVQIGLNVKQLEDLFNSCLCQFAGVICDGAKMSCTYKVAGALNNGFMALNLVRKGYRVQPRDGIVFEDPEKTLSVYKQISHDNSKNTNNSIVNKLNEINKEY from the coding sequence ATGTCTAATAATAAGAATATCTCAAATAAAAAAATGACAAAAGAAGAATTTTTATTTGAAAAAATGAAACGTTTAATTGTTCCAGCTTATGGATGTACAGAAATCGGTGTTATTGGTTATCCATGTGCACTATGTTATGAACAATTTAAAGGTAAGAAGATTAAGAAAATAACAGTTGACATGTCGCCGTTTGTGTATAAAAATGCGGCCCGAGTAGGTGTTCCAAACTTAGGACAATGTGGAATCACAATGATTGCTGCGGTTGGTGCGTATATTTGTGAACCAAGTCGAAAACTAGAATTATTTTCACAAGTCACAGAAGAACAAAGAAGCAAAGGACAAAAATTAGTTGATGAAAACAAAGTAAACATTACTATTAATCAAAATTGTGATCCTGTTTATTGTCACACTATTTTAGAAACAGAAGAAGGTGACAAGGCAGAATGTTTGATTGAAGAACACCATGATGATGTTAAGTGATTAAAAGTTAATGGTAAGGAAGTTAAAGTAAACCAAATAAAACCACATACATCAAATGAATTGGTAAGTAGTGTTGAACTTCCTCCACTTGAAGAAATATATACACCAGATGATTACACACTAAAAGATTTTTATGACATTGTCATGAATGCTAAATACGAAGACTTAATGTATTTAGAAAAAGTTTTTGTAATCAACCAACAAATTTCACATTATGGAACTAAGCACATTATTCCAGGTTCATTTACTGATACATTTGCTAAAGCCTTTCCTGCACCACGTACATGAAAGCAAGAAGTAATTTATGAAACTTGTGCAGCAATTGATGCGCGTATGTTTGGAGCCAGTCTACCTGTATTAAGCAGTTGTGGATCAGGCGATCACGGATTAACAATTTCCATCCCTCAATACGTTTTCCATATTTTAAATAAGAGCGATATTGAAGTTTTTGTAAGAGGATTATGTATTGCTAATTTAATTACTTGAAAAGTAAAATATGCGATTGGGGCTCTTAGCTCAATGTGTGGTTCAGTCGTTGCCGCTGCAACCGGCTCGTTTATTGGTATGGGTGTTCAAATTGGTTTGAATGTTAAGCAATTAGAGGATTTATTTAATAGTTGTTTATGCCAATTTGCTGGAGTTATTTGTGATGGTGCAAAAATGAGTTGTACTTACAAAGTAGCAGGTGCACTTAACAATGGCTTTATGGCACTTAACTTAGTTCGAAAAGGTTATCGAGTACAACCGCGTGATGGTATTGTTTTTGAAGATCCTGAAAAAACATTATCAGTGTACAAACAAATTTCTCATGATAACTCAAAAAACACAAACAATTCGATTGTTAATAAATTAAATGAAATTAACAAAGAATATTAA
- the sfp gene encoding 4'-phosphopantetheinyl transferase: MKLTKNINLLIDTVYLIDLKVNKKSQHEKCSLFLKTLIKRKRVNFSISHSENYVAFIYSKNKIGIDIEKRNAKNNWSEIAFKKFIDDEKSYGKNCIHKFYSLWVRKEAIFKAVNDPNKTMFDFYAKKNPVNINNECFYFNKYLFPGFAFVTCSNVNSKFKLIKLNINDLYNS, translated from the coding sequence ATGAAATTAACAAAGAATATTAATCTGTTAATTGACACAGTTTATTTAATTGATCTTAAGGTAAATAAAAAAAGCCAACACGAAAAATGTTCGCTTTTTTTAAAAACATTAATAAAAAGAAAAAGAGTCAACTTTTCAATTAGTCATAGTGAAAATTATGTCGCTTTCATTTACAGTAAAAACAAAATTGGAATTGACATTGAAAAAAGAAATGCAAAAAACAATTGAAGCGAAATTGCTTTTAAAAAGTTTATTGATGATGAAAAAAGTTATGGTAAAAACTGCATTCATAAATTTTATTCATTATGAGTTCGCAAAGAAGCAATTTTTAAAGCGGTCAATGACCCAAACAAAACAATGTTTGATTTTTATGCAAAGAAAAATCCAGTTAATATAAATAATGAATGTTTTTATTTCAATAAATATTTATTTCCCGGATTTGCTTTTGTTACATGTAGTAATGTAAACAGTAAATTTAAATTAATTAAGTTAAATATTAATGATCTGTATAACTCTTAG
- the trxB gene encoding thioredoxin reductase, with the protein MGLEARLTSEQNKFDALIIGGGPAAFSASIYLSRAGYKTAYIEKNVPGGRLVNIAMIENYAGFKHITGADLALKMYEQVDALGVEPIYGEVTMIDYKNGDHIVYTSDGQTRYAKVLLIATGTISNKLPAIDAEKYENKGVSYCAKCDGSLAKGKEVFVVGGGDSAVTNAIYLSKICKKVTLVHRRNNFRAQKEYLEQLKTIKNCEIITCGEITRVYGNGNEVTAVDITCKDENVTTKYDCGYVFVYIGAKPSTGFIKDKTLLNEHGYMLHDCYMATSVPGLYAVGDVSDSDYQQISVAVGQGTIAALNAIKYLSKSK; encoded by the coding sequence ATGGGATTAGAAGCTAGACTAACAAGTGAACAAAATAAATTTGATGCTTTAATAATTGGTGGCGGACCTGCCGCATTTAGTGCATCAATCTATTTATCAAGAGCTGGATATAAAACAGCTTATATTGAAAAAAATGTACCAGGCGGAAGATTGGTTAATATTGCCATGATTGAAAATTATGCTGGTTTTAAACATATTACCGGTGCAGATTTAGCATTAAAAATGTATGAACAAGTTGATGCCTTGGGTGTTGAACCAATTTATGGTGAAGTAACCATGATTGATTACAAAAACGGTGATCATATTGTTTATACATCTGATGGACAAACAAGATATGCTAAAGTTTTACTTATAGCAACAGGAACAATCAGTAACAAATTACCTGCTATTGATGCAGAAAAATACGAAAATAAAGGCGTAAGTTACTGTGCAAAATGTGATGGTTCTCTTGCTAAAGGTAAGGAAGTTTTTGTTGTTGGCGGCGGAGATTCCGCTGTCACTAACGCTATTTATTTGTCAAAAATTTGTAAAAAAGTTACGCTTGTTCATCGACGTAATAATTTTCGCGCCCAAAAAGAATATTTAGAACAATTAAAAACAATTAAAAATTGTGAAATTATTACTTGTGGTGAAATTACTCGTGTTTATGGAAACGGAAATGAAGTAACTGCTGTTGATATTACTTGCAAAGATGAAAATGTAACAACAAAATATGACTGTGGATATGTTTTTGTTTACATTGGTGCTAAACCATCAACTGGTTTTATTAAAGATAAAACTTTGCTGAATGAACATGGTTACATGCTACATGATTGTTACATGGCTACGAGCGTTCCTGGATTATATGCGGTTGGTGACGTTAGTGATAGTGACTACCAACAAATTTCTGTCGCTGTTGGTCAAGGAACAATTGCGGCACTTAATGCCATTAAATATTTAAGTAAGTCAAAATAA